One Helicobacter sp. MIT 05-5293 genomic region harbors:
- a CDS encoding phage major capsid protein, which produces MFKDTKALSLQFQDCSIKESDYTISFTALSHNARIKRSGFFGDFYISIDTDNIDFNAKTFYLDHNVSFKNAIGSIKEFKRDESGNLKVKVQFYADIEESHNAFLKYQKGLSQSVSVGFGECEIEEREKIDNLPHYHIKSGEIVELSAVWQGADPNAVISAFCQTLQHQTKEASMPQASANTTFEANQTQGEMMNQESLKTYQEKVQQLNARNEEVNQIIELGKIANASEAALKAIESQMSYKEFSQSLITDNTITQNRISKAPKDSVCFSLANYALSVAKGERVGEIEFKQGANGLEIPNDYYSRFSDEQTKSIDSTSAGFIPEYYRSDKFIEQVFAESHILSLCDKLTGLVGTQRIPRDNSNIKAYWVKEGEKTTTSKLGADFITLSPNTLKAKVLITRQMLGMTPFALESYIIKEIKRAIRLRLEEDLLYGEKNDDCPINGILNTTGVQSIANYFTNTNYKKTLEFGGKLTDINLSIANTHFATNSKGMIHLQSTHYDEDSEKYLLNERATYLAGYRYFMNNLIKDNHAIFGDYSNVLIGTWGGLQVQALKDDEGDLIFTGFYDVGMELKRANAFVIAKS; this is translated from the coding sequence ATGTTTAAAGACACAAAAGCTTTAAGCTTACAATTTCAAGATTGTAGCATTAAAGAGAGTGATTACACGATTAGCTTCACCGCTTTAAGCCATAATGCACGCATTAAACGCAGTGGATTCTTTGGTGATTTTTATATCAGCATTGATACTGATAACATAGATTTTAATGCTAAGACATTCTATCTTGACCATAATGTAAGCTTCAAAAATGCCATAGGGAGCATTAAAGAGTTTAAAAGAGATGAGAGCGGTAACCTCAAAGTCAAAGTGCAATTTTATGCAGATATAGAAGAATCTCATAACGCATTTTTAAAGTATCAAAAAGGCTTAAGCCAAAGCGTAAGTGTGGGCTTTGGAGAATGTGAAATAGAAGAAAGAGAAAAGATAGATAATCTTCCGCATTATCATATCAAAAGCGGAGAGATAGTAGAGCTTAGTGCAGTATGGCAAGGAGCTGACCCTAATGCGGTTATTTCTGCATTTTGCCAAACATTACAACATCAAACAAAGGAGGCGAGTATGCCACAAGCAAGTGCAAATACAACTTTTGAAGCAAATCAAACACAAGGAGAAATGATGAATCAAGAATCCCTCAAAACATATCAGGAAAAAGTGCAACAGCTCAACGCTCGTAATGAAGAAGTGAATCAAATCATCGAGCTTGGCAAAATCGCAAATGCAAGTGAGGCGGCACTCAAAGCTATTGAAAGCCAAATGAGCTATAAGGAATTTAGCCAAAGCCTTATTACAGATAATACAATCACACAAAACAGAATCTCAAAAGCTCCCAAAGATAGTGTGTGCTTCTCTTTGGCAAATTACGCTTTAAGCGTGGCAAAAGGTGAGCGTGTGGGAGAGATTGAGTTTAAGCAAGGGGCAAATGGACTAGAGATTCCCAATGATTACTATTCACGCTTTAGTGATGAACAAACCAAAAGCATTGATAGCACTTCAGCGGGATTTATCCCAGAGTATTACAGAAGTGATAAGTTTATCGAACAAGTCTTTGCGGAATCTCATATCCTTAGCCTTTGCGATAAGCTCACAGGATTAGTTGGCACACAAAGAATCCCACGAGATAATAGCAACATTAAAGCCTATTGGGTAAAGGAGGGGGAGAAAACGACCACTTCAAAGCTCGGAGCTGATTTTATCACGCTCTCCCCTAACACCCTTAAGGCAAAAGTGCTTATCACAAGGCAAATGTTAGGAATGACGCCTTTTGCTTTAGAATCTTATATCATCAAAGAAATCAAAAGAGCCATTCGTTTGCGCTTAGAAGAAGATTTACTTTATGGAGAAAAGAATGATGATTGCCCAATTAATGGGATTCTTAACACCACAGGCGTGCAAAGCATAGCAAATTATTTTACAAACACTAACTACAAAAAAACCCTCGAATTTGGCGGCAAACTCACAGACATTAATCTATCCATTGCCAACACGCACTTTGCGACTAATTCTAAGGGAATGATTCACCTTCAAAGCACACACTATGATGAGGATAGTGAAAAATATCTCCTCAATGAAAGAGCGACTTATCTAGCAGGGTATCGCTACTTTATGAATAATCTCATCAAAGATAATCACGCTATCTTTGGGGATTATAGCAATGTGCTTATCGGCACTTGGGGTGGTTTGCAAGTGCAAGCGTTAAAAGATGATGAGGGGGATTTAATTTTCACAGGATTTTATGATGTGGGAATGGAGCTCAAAAGAGCAAATGCCTTTGTGATAGCAAAATCTTAA
- a CDS encoding GPW/gp25 family protein: protein MYQISVEQNLQRILTTHKFTLPLCPNFGLSDSYIDKPLTQDLMLELKDEILEQIALYEPRIKVSDITLAFKDSVLTLHIRTQEENLTIELS from the coding sequence ATGTATCAAATCAGTGTTGAACAAAATCTCCAAAGAATCTTAACCACCCACAAATTTACACTCCCGCTTTGCCCTAATTTTGGCTTGAGTGATAGCTATATTGATAAACCCCTCACACAAGATTTAATGCTAGAGCTTAAAGATGAAATATTAGAGCAAATCGCACTCTATGAGCCAAGAATAAAGGTAAGCGACATCACTCTAGCTTTTAAGGATTCTGTCCTCACACTTCATATCCGCACACAAGAAGAAAATCTCACCATTGAGTTAAGCTAA
- a CDS encoding baseplate J/gp47 family protein, which produces MKMPAFLQPLDFEKEREAILQDFTAKLKEAKNIDYEPLIADDYNILISCILYRLGLKIDELNFIIANNYLEYASGEFLDELVKLLGLERFKGSAPIAKAKITCKKDTFISKGSKFVSQEGVIAYSLEDYELYADSENEILLQGDTQGAWETNILEVNNPLITDITMLSEFIVYEKSEDDESLRKRFLNALASFSTAGSKESYTHYASVEGVGKVKAFSPSKGVVKIVYYGDNEAADVLIKENLQGNIPLTDKIIIEKLEPTIIDLDITLTLSKEADFTLIRESIISNIQTFFNALEIGQEVALNKVISLCFVSQNVLNTQVESFERVGEDSIYELRTINIKKI; this is translated from the coding sequence ATGAAAATGCCCGCATTTCTCCAACCCCTAGATTTTGAAAAAGAGAGAGAAGCGATACTGCAAGACTTCACCGCTAAACTCAAAGAGGCAAAAAACATTGATTATGAGCCTTTAATAGCAGATGATTACAATATCCTTATTTCGTGTATTCTCTATCGTTTGGGACTTAAGATTGATGAGCTAAACTTTATTATTGCTAATAATTACCTTGAATATGCCAGCGGTGAGTTTTTAGATGAGCTTGTCAAACTCTTAGGATTAGAACGATTTAAGGGCAGTGCGCCCATAGCAAAGGCAAAGATTACTTGCAAAAAAGATACTTTTATAAGCAAAGGCTCTAAGTTTGTCTCACAAGAGGGCGTGATAGCTTATAGCTTGGAAGATTATGAGCTATATGCAGATAGTGAGAATGAAATACTCCTGCAAGGTGATACGCAAGGAGCGTGGGAAACCAACATCTTAGAAGTCAATAATCCGCTTATTACTGACATTACGATGCTTAGTGAATTTATCGTGTATGAAAAGAGTGAAGATGATGAGTCTTTAAGAAAGCGATTTTTAAATGCCCTCGCCTCTTTTAGCACCGCAGGGAGTAAGGAGAGCTATACGCATTATGCCTCCGTAGAGGGTGTGGGCAAAGTCAAAGCCTTTAGTCCAAGTAAAGGTGTGGTGAAAATCGTGTATTATGGCGATAATGAAGCTGCAGATGTGCTTATAAAAGAGAATCTTCAAGGCAATATCCCCCTCACCGATAAAATCATCATAGAAAAGCTAGAACCTACGATAATTGATTTAGATATTACGCTCACTTTAAGCAAAGAAGCGGATTTTACTTTGATTAGAGAAAGTATCATTAGTAACATACAAACATTTTTCAATGCCCTTGAGATTGGGCAAGAAGTCGCACTCAATAAAGTCATCTCGCTATGCTTTGTGTCCCAAAATGTCCTTAATACGCAAGTAGAATCTTTTGAGCGCGTGGGTGAAGATTCTATCTATGAATTACGCACTATTAATATAAAGAAAATATAA
- a CDS encoding phage tail protein has translation MPLLPTAYPKELHILESLFADLLNQHFKLDFMYFYNSKHNQKHLQLIANTFDIDIKDEVDSIAIELCEKPILKKSKLGTYNGIKEAVFGIFGDINIQTHATKESLEPFCFEIQIEPTSTNIIDLKKAQILIDKYKPLRDSSLGITINFPKAQIPTHITTLGRFSLKLDKETSLHRNLQARAYIECIAQWHLKL, from the coding sequence ATGCCCTTACTTCCTACTGCCTATCCCAAAGAGCTGCACATCTTAGAATCGCTTTTTGCGGATTTACTCAATCAACATTTCAAACTTGATTTTATGTATTTTTACAATTCCAAACACAATCAAAAACATCTCCAACTTATTGCAAATACCTTTGACATCGACATCAAAGATGAGGTGGATTCTATTGCCATAGAGCTTTGTGAGAAACCCATTTTAAAAAAATCCAAACTCGGCACTTATAATGGTATCAAAGAAGCGGTATTTGGTATTTTTGGTGATATTAATATCCAAACACACGCTACCAAAGAAAGCTTAGAACCTTTTTGCTTTGAAATACAAATCGAGCCTACAAGCACTAATATCATTGATTTAAAAAAAGCTCAAATCCTCATTGACAAATACAAACCTCTGCGTGATAGCTCTTTAGGCATCACGATTAATTTCCCTAAGGCACAAATCCCTACACATATAACCACACTAGGGAGATTTAGCCTTAAACTAGACAAAGAAACATCATTACACAGAAACCTGCAAGCAAGGGCATATATAGAGTGTATTGCGCAATGGCATTTAAAGCTTTAA